Below is a genomic region from Rhododendron vialii isolate Sample 1 chromosome 5a, ASM3025357v1.
GTCGATCAATACATAGGCTTCTGttgtcgattaaaaaaaaaaggccgataAATACACTAGGCACAGTAATCATAGATTTATCACATTTATGATAAATTGCATGCGTTTATTGATGCAAAACAATATTATCCACTAATAGTACTGAGTAAGGCATCATTATGAACCATCCTTGAAGCGAGGGCAAATCTGTAATTTAACACAAAACTGTAATTATTGTAGTATATCTTTACGTCATAATCTCCTGTACCCTTGTGGTAATCGTGCAAGAAACAAACAAGGAGATGACCTGTGTTTTGATAGCTCATCTTCCTCTTTAAaatctcaccccaacacttgcCCTAATCGCAATTGCAGTCGCAGTCGCAGTCGCagtacacagagagagagagagagagagagagagagggagaggagagagagagagagagaagcatgAGTTCTAGGGACAGGAAGAAAGAAGCTCTATATGAAAAGTTGAAACAACTACGTTCGGTCACCCACTCCACTGCCGTTAGTTTTCTCAGTCCTTTTATTTAACCCTACTTCAGAAATTTCCTTCGGGTTTCAGCTTTCCATTTTGAATTCATAAAAACATGCATCCTGTTTAGAAATTCATAGCATTTCTCATGAAATCCGTAACATTTGGTTCAAGATTCGTAACATTTGCATGGAGATTCATAATATTTGATTAAGAAATCTGAAATCATAAAATCAAGATAAAGCTCAAAACATTCGAATGTAATATAAGTTCAAAATTAGTGCTTTGAATTGCTATACAAAAGTTAAGATCAAAATTTAAGGGGTGCGTATTATACACATAGAAATAGAGGTGCGTATTGAGCTCAGGAACAACATAATCTAGTTGTGTGAAAAAGTTTATGTTACCTCCTATATATTTTTCGATCTTTTTCTCAAGGTTATAAGAAATTCACTTTTTTCCCTGATAAAAGAAATGTATTTATTACCTACTATTTCTCTCCAATGAAATAAAAATTGGTTCTTACTTTATTAATCAACTTCTATTCAATTTCAATTAATGGGGCAGACATTAAAAAGGGGataacattttttatttatttttgctaagcTAAAGGGGATAACATTACTGAACAAACAATAATATTTACtcatctcttctcttctctcccaTTCTctttccctcgatgtacccattatcgagtttatcgacaatattttttttgtttgaaaaaacattactgaacaaacaaaattacatacaaaaataaagtttttgtttttgttattataAGCTGCGGCGGTAGAGCGATACATAATAAGTTGTTTGTTCAGTTTGTCTTCTCATTTATAATTCTATTTCCCTCTCTTCTCATACGTagttttgaggttggagtttCTAGTGAAATGCAAATGTTCTTAATAGGATGTAGAAATTTAATCGTGTGGTGCGCGCTACTAAATTTATATGTCATacgcttctttttttcccctattaATTGTGTGTTTGTAATCGTTTAATTTGTGTTTGAAAGGTTAATAAAACCTCGATCATCGTAGACGCATCAAAGTACATTGAGGAGCTGAAGGAAAAAGTACAGAAACTAAATCAAGATATTGGGACTTCGTCAAGTTCAAGTGACCAAAGTTCATTGCCCATGGTACAGCTTCATTACGctttatttacccaaaaaaagggaACCTTCGTGACCCTTAATACAACGGCGATGCTACAAGaaggaaccaaaaaaataaaccgaaaaatcaattccatacTCACAAGAGGTGTGGGTCCCACATAATTAAACACTACTTAGAGTGAGACCCATACCAATTGTGAGTGTACATGCGATATATTTTCCGGTACACCTTTTCAATTAGTACCCTTAACATTTCTCTTTATTAATACAGTAACTCTAAAATTATCCATTGATCAAACTTCAGCAGGTGAGTGTGGAAACCCTGGAAAAGGGTTTCCTAATTAATGTGTTTTCGCCAAAAGATTGCCCTGGTTTGCTAGTCTCCATACTTGAAGCATTTGAAGAATTGGGCCTTGATGTTCTTGATGCTAGCGTTTCATGTTCAGACAATTTCCGCTTAGAAGCTGTTGGAGAAGAGGTAAGGAATTTTATATATAGAAATATATGGCGGTTCCagggacaactaattagacacctaaaaaaatacctcataattcccgatcaaattttgataatccgaatcACTCAATGTGAtccaaaatatgattttaagggtactcgcgagaaattaacaaaaaaattgaccggaAAAAGGCTTGATATGagta
It encodes:
- the LOC131326131 gene encoding uncharacterized protein LOC131326131 isoform X3; this encodes MSSRDRKKEALYEKLKQLRSVTHSTAVNKTSIIVDASKYIEELKEKVQKLNQDIGTSSSSSDQSSLPMVSVETLEKGFLINVFSPKDCPGLLVSILEAFEELGLDVLDASVSCSDNFRLEAVGEENQGQEDSIDAQVVKQGVLEAIKKWSENN
- the LOC131326131 gene encoding transcription factor SCREAM2-like isoform X1, coding for MSSRDRKKEALYEKLKQLRSVTHSTAVNKTSIIVDASKYIEELKEKVQKLNQDIGTSSSSSDQSSLPMQVSVETLEKGFLINVFSPKDCPGLLVSILEAFEELGLDVLDASVSCSDNFRLEAVGEEVRNFIYRNIWRFQGQLIRHLKKYLIIPDQILIIRITQCDPKYDFKGTREKLTKKLTGKRLDMSSF
- the LOC131326131 gene encoding transcription factor SCREAM2-like isoform X2, which codes for MSSRDRKKEALYEKLKQLRSVTHSTAVNKTSIIVDASKYIEELKEKVQKLNQDIGTSSSSSDQSSLPMQVSVETLEKGFLINVFSPKDCPGLLVSILEAFEELGLDVLDASVSCSDNFRLEAVGEENQGQEDSIDAQVVKQGVLEAIKKWSENN